One Marinibacterium anthonyi genomic region harbors:
- the ftsH_1 gene encoding ATP-dependent zinc metalloprotease FtsH → MTQPSPQSPLPEKNGAKRPQWWAYAQDCIARLRATEADIVDLERRASAGDIAAGDTLMEYEGGDSPKPPSRRAVSGIESAAEAMARVSSAPHLPQDEWRAIAAEGGDPFATAQDGSTRSAIPLPLRDVILLARLAATFRDAEGWEAVLQPGAMTMVVGLEPTLSLGKLLTAAMLPEGWSTQSRAPRASPHMVLQLPDRPVSEKELERLLHHPAPILLPIAKQEHLPALVGAGETGARVLVLEKVNADILLFALSVSHSATGRIDADSVRAILPNDESLAGLEAGHLAMACRAPTAREVAERISLMTRKAPTGEVARVRSGPAIIDGTTPAHDAVRNIVEDLAAWQVGDLDWSEMSRSLLIHGAPGTGKTYLARQMAEAAGVALVEGSFADWQSQGHLGHMLAAMIKCCDAGIAKAPSVLFIDEIDSVGSRFGGDQHGMSYRTQVVNGFLQQIDRLARTPGVILIGACNQISRLDPAITRPGRFDQIHRMPLPSLADIRLILHKRLADTLPENEIDSMARAAVGKTPAELDAALRAATADARRQRLPMSSDLMRRHLGIDRPNPDLLRRIAVHEAGHALAAELLVPGSVVKLSLSDRDGRTERRSTFVELTVEEIERELLILMSGRAAEKLVLGTISGGAGGDPESDLALATELVLQMDRELGLGRNGHSWLGPANMHRLSEEERQRVRAKLGKAMNHAAKLLTPHIDQLDEVAAALIDIRELHGAAMRRLIAGPDREPTLSRS, encoded by the coding sequence ATGACCCAACCTTCCCCCCAATCCCCCCTTCCAGAGAAAAATGGCGCGAAGCGCCCGCAGTGGTGGGCCTACGCCCAGGACTGCATCGCGCGCCTGCGCGCAACCGAAGCCGACATCGTTGATCTCGAACGGCGTGCCTCGGCCGGCGACATCGCCGCAGGCGACACTTTGATGGAGTACGAAGGCGGCGACAGCCCGAAACCGCCTTCGCGCCGCGCAGTTTCCGGGATTGAGTCCGCCGCCGAGGCCATGGCGCGCGTCAGCAGCGCACCTCATCTGCCGCAGGACGAGTGGCGCGCGATCGCGGCAGAAGGCGGCGATCCCTTCGCCACCGCTCAGGACGGCAGCACCCGCTCCGCCATCCCGCTTCCCCTCCGCGACGTGATCCTTCTGGCGCGCCTCGCCGCAACCTTCCGGGATGCGGAGGGCTGGGAGGCGGTTCTGCAACCCGGAGCGATGACGATGGTTGTCGGCCTCGAACCCACCCTCTCCCTCGGCAAGTTGCTGACGGCCGCCATGCTGCCGGAGGGCTGGTCGACCCAGAGCCGGGCGCCTCGCGCGTCGCCGCATATGGTGCTCCAGCTGCCTGACCGGCCAGTTTCGGAAAAGGAACTGGAGCGCCTGCTTCACCATCCGGCGCCAATCCTGCTGCCTATCGCAAAGCAGGAGCACCTGCCAGCTCTCGTCGGCGCCGGCGAGACAGGCGCGCGCGTTCTGGTCCTCGAAAAGGTGAATGCCGATATCCTGCTCTTCGCCCTGAGCGTCAGCCACAGCGCGACCGGACGGATCGATGCGGACAGCGTGCGGGCAATCTTGCCCAACGACGAAAGCCTGGCCGGTTTGGAGGCGGGACATCTGGCTATGGCATGCCGCGCGCCGACAGCCAGAGAAGTAGCAGAACGGATCTCGTTGATGACCAGGAAGGCGCCTACCGGCGAAGTCGCGCGGGTGCGCTCCGGTCCAGCCATCATCGACGGCACCACGCCCGCGCACGACGCGGTCCGGAACATAGTGGAGGACCTTGCGGCGTGGCAGGTTGGCGATCTGGACTGGAGCGAGATGTCGCGCTCGCTCTTGATCCATGGCGCTCCGGGGACGGGCAAGACCTATCTTGCCCGGCAGATGGCCGAGGCCGCTGGTGTCGCCTTGGTCGAGGGCAGCTTTGCCGACTGGCAGTCCCAAGGACATCTTGGACATATGCTTGCCGCGATGATCAAATGCTGCGACGCGGGGATCGCGAAAGCACCTTCTGTCTTGTTCATCGATGAAATCGACTCTGTCGGATCGCGCTTCGGCGGCGATCAGCACGGGATGAGCTACCGAACGCAAGTGGTGAACGGCTTCCTCCAGCAGATCGACCGGCTGGCACGCACCCCGGGCGTGATCCTAATCGGGGCCTGCAACCAGATCAGCCGACTGGACCCAGCCATCACGCGACCTGGCCGGTTTGACCAGATCCACCGGATGCCACTTCCGTCGCTTGCAGATATCAGGCTGATCTTGCACAAAAGGCTGGCGGACACGCTGCCGGAAAACGAGATCGACAGCATGGCCCGCGCCGCTGTCGGCAAGACCCCCGCCGAACTCGACGCCGCATTGCGTGCCGCCACCGCCGACGCGCGGCGGCAACGGCTGCCCATGTCATCAGACCTGATGCGCCGACACCTCGGGATCGATCGGCCCAACCCGGACCTGCTCCGCCGTATCGCCGTCCACGAAGCCGGTCACGCGCTTGCCGCCGAGCTGCTGGTTCCGGGATCTGTCGTGAAGCTCAGCCTCTCTGACCGCGACGGTCGGACCGAACGCCGTTCGACCTTCGTCGAGCTGACAGTCGAGGAGATCGAAAGAGAGCTGCTGATCCTCATGAGCGGGAGGGCTGCCGAGAAGCTGGTGCTTGGCACGATCTCTGGCGGGGCGGGAGGAGATCCAGAAAGCGACCTCGCCCTAGCCACTGAGTTGGTTCTGCAAATGGACCGAGAGCTGGGCCTTGGCCGCAACGGCCATAGCTGGTTGGGGCCTGCCAACATGCACCGGCTGTCCGAGGAGGAGAGGCAGCGGGTCCGTGCGAAGCTGGGTAAGGCCATGAACCACGCTGCCAAACTCCTCACGCCACACATCGACCAGCTAGATGAAGTGGCAGCCGCGCTCATCGACATCCGAGAGCTCCACGGCGCGGCAATGAGGCGGCTGATCGCCGGACCGGATCGAGAACCCACACTTAGTCGTAGCTAA
- the bdhA_3 gene encoding D-beta-hydroxybutyrate dehydrogenase produces MEISFTGKTAIVTGAASGIGLAIAKALAASGATVVVADLKLENAERTAGDIADKGGKAFAFAGNVADPASVEAMVAFAEEKTGALHMLVNNAGIGGPAAKLGDYPVDGWKAVIDVNLNGVFYGIRYAVPAMRRAGGGSIVNMASILGSVGFANSGAYVAAKHGVVGMTKSAALEHAEDNIRINSVGPGFIETPLVDANMDNDTKTYLETQAAQNRLGTPEEVANLTLFLLSDKASFITGSYHVVDGGYTAR; encoded by the coding sequence ATGGAAATCTCGTTCACCGGAAAAACCGCGATCGTCACCGGCGCGGCGTCGGGCATCGGTCTGGCCATCGCCAAGGCTCTGGCCGCGTCCGGGGCGACGGTCGTCGTCGCCGATCTGAAACTGGAGAACGCGGAACGGACGGCCGGGGACATCGCCGATAAGGGCGGCAAGGCCTTTGCCTTTGCCGGCAACGTGGCGGATCCGGCCAGCGTCGAGGCGATGGTCGCCTTTGCCGAAGAGAAGACCGGCGCGCTGCACATGCTGGTGAACAACGCGGGCATTGGCGGCCCCGCCGCGAAACTGGGGGATTACCCGGTCGATGGCTGGAAGGCCGTCATCGACGTCAACCTGAACGGGGTGTTTTATGGCATCCGCTACGCGGTGCCGGCCATGCGCCGGGCCGGCGGCGGGTCGATCGTGAACATGGCCTCGATCCTGGGATCGGTCGGCTTCGCCAATTCGGGGGCCTATGTCGCGGCCAAGCACGGCGTCGTCGGCATGACGAAATCCGCAGCGCTTGAGCATGCCGAGGACAACATCCGCATCAACTCTGTCGGACCCGGGTTCATCGAGACGCCGCTTGTGGACGCCAACATGGACAACGACACCAAGACCTACCTGGAAACGCAGGCGGCGCAGAACCGCCTGGGCACGCCGGAGGAAGTGGCGAACCTGACGCTGTTCCTGCTGTCGGACAAGGCCAGCTTCATCACCGGGTCCTACCACGTGGTGGACGGCGGCTATACCGCCCGCTGA
- a CDS encoding Mannosyltransferase OCH1 produces the protein MQQRDRAPLHPSVPERIRQAWDLVAEGRIDAADAVFNDILAEQPAHQAAFMGRVHLARARQEHDTALAMLDERLDQARATGAAFPARMALNYLEVCIICARPDRVPEAVDRLALDAAAFNDRELVRLSVAAERLGLTDVVIRVIDLMSHMESLSVPAGLRLMQMAVATGQADVARGVQAALLKKVDAADYQALWVEFERQAHGPRAALQAARDATRPVRDTAGAAVLAQALLDAAEPRLARRYLRFCRRRWPDSDMIRKLSVTGCIATGEPEAARAEIASWGADTPPPLVAEAGIELATAVGDLVGIETALDTLQGRRAIPQLRLQVCFAKGDLEGAEDLVPAVSATMGRGRRVVAHFGTTHVGAVLNELRLWRRFETDRESGARAYFFAAKDILDDQQARLAALDRWPRGPIPRQVFQYWDKPEVPPAIGQIMHSWQCCAGVRYRRLDKRAAVAFLKTRFDGDHVRAFRLANHASEEADFLRICLLLAEGGIYADADDRLTGPIGALLEHGRGMLVFRERFGAVANNVICARAGHPVLKIARDLAMASLLARENDGPWSKTGPGLLTRAVAVYLTGVSDADLRDDFLIRPEIEMRRTVYPHVKLPYKSTPQYWDTRFGSIGKAVTDALVRAFAPAEPVTSPANGPDQINRKSPVKSDASI, from the coding sequence ATGCAGCAGCGGGACCGCGCGCCTCTGCACCCATCGGTTCCGGAACGGATCAGGCAGGCCTGGGATCTGGTCGCGGAAGGCCGGATCGACGCGGCCGACGCGGTGTTCAACGACATATTGGCAGAACAGCCGGCGCATCAGGCGGCCTTCATGGGGCGTGTCCACCTGGCCCGCGCGCGGCAGGAACATGACACCGCGCTGGCGATGCTGGACGAGCGGCTGGACCAGGCCCGCGCCACCGGCGCCGCGTTTCCCGCCCGCATGGCGTTGAACTACCTTGAGGTCTGCATCATCTGCGCCCGCCCCGACCGCGTACCCGAAGCGGTGGACCGGCTGGCGCTGGACGCGGCCGCGTTCAACGACCGCGAACTGGTGCGCCTGTCGGTCGCCGCCGAACGGCTGGGTCTGACAGATGTGGTCATTCGTGTCATCGATTTGATGTCGCACATGGAAAGCCTGTCGGTGCCGGCGGGTCTGCGGCTGATGCAGATGGCGGTTGCGACCGGACAGGCCGATGTGGCCCGGGGGGTGCAGGCGGCCCTGCTGAAGAAGGTCGACGCCGCGGATTACCAGGCGCTTTGGGTCGAATTCGAACGCCAGGCGCATGGCCCGCGCGCCGCCTTGCAGGCCGCGCGCGATGCGACCCGCCCGGTGCGGGACACGGCCGGGGCGGCGGTTTTGGCGCAGGCGCTGCTGGATGCGGCCGAACCCCGGCTGGCACGCCGCTACCTGCGGTTCTGCCGCAGGCGCTGGCCGGACAGCGACATGATCCGCAAGCTGTCGGTGACCGGGTGCATCGCGACCGGAGAGCCCGAGGCCGCGCGCGCCGAGATCGCGAGCTGGGGCGCGGATACGCCGCCGCCCCTGGTCGCGGAGGCGGGGATCGAGCTGGCGACGGCGGTGGGCGATCTGGTGGGGATCGAGACGGCGCTGGACACGCTGCAGGGGCGGCGCGCCATTCCACAGCTTCGCCTGCAGGTCTGTTTCGCCAAGGGCGACCTGGAGGGCGCGGAAGACCTGGTGCCGGCGGTCAGCGCGACGATGGGACGGGGACGCCGGGTGGTGGCGCATTTCGGGACGACGCATGTGGGCGCCGTGCTGAACGAGCTGCGCCTGTGGCGCCGGTTCGAAACCGACCGCGAGAGCGGCGCGCGCGCCTATTTCTTCGCGGCCAAGGATATCCTGGACGATCAGCAGGCGCGGCTGGCGGCGCTGGATCGCTGGCCGCGGGGACCGATCCCGCGGCAGGTGTTCCAGTACTGGGACAAGCCCGAGGTGCCGCCGGCGATCGGCCAGATCATGCATAGCTGGCAGTGCTGCGCGGGCGTGCGATACCGGCGGCTGGACAAGCGGGCGGCGGTCGCCTTTCTGAAGACCCGGTTCGACGGCGATCACGTGCGGGCCTTTCGGCTGGCCAACCATGCCTCGGAAGAAGCCGATTTCCTGCGGATCTGCCTGCTGTTGGCCGAGGGCGGCATCTATGCGGATGCCGACGACCGGCTGACCGGGCCGATCGGCGCCTTGCTGGAACACGGGCGGGGGATGCTGGTGTTTCGCGAACGCTTCGGCGCGGTGGCCAACAACGTGATCTGCGCCCGGGCCGGGCATCCGGTGCTGAAGATCGCCCGCGACCTTGCGATGGCGTCGCTGCTGGCGCGGGAAAACGACGGGCCGTGGTCCAAGACCGGGCCAGGGCTGCTGACGCGGGCGGTGGCGGTTTACCTGACCGGGGTGTCGGACGCGGACCTGCGCGACGACTTCCTGATCCGGCCCGAGATCGAGATGCGGCGCACGGTCTATCCCCATGTAAAGCTGCCCTACAAGAGCACGCCGCAATACTGGGACACCCGGTTCGGCAGCATCGGCAAGGCCGTCACCGACGCCCTTGTGCGCGCCTTCGCTCCGGCCGAACCGGTGACAAGCCCGGCAAACGGCCCGGATCAGATCAACAGGAAATCCCCGGTGAAATCGGACGCGTCGATCTGA
- the hlyA_3 gene encoding Hemolysin, plasmid: protein MALGTQIYVYDPETGALTDLTEDVGAGFGDASNKYAWSGYMFDGNGDGVDELYIGTWNVQPDIPGALNAFLRVDAMGGTDALRDSGDLSSLALDDFASPLKSEGGEIWQYDFTTQAWTEVLDASHDGLDDGDPGFREIKEFNGKLYAATARPANMSDNTTKMFVSDDGVTWTEIQGGPLDPENGNSSIRTMQVVQGPDGADVLIVGTSNYDADAQIWTYSDDGTWTYVASMEPDTISDFFVDEDGDLYVTTWNGYEMHKVDLAQAGTDAALTDVTPDYSDTAGPETELGIIEITYFEGYYYVGSANYAGTSLIRTQTLDDPDSWEVITTDGFVTYGDGQDIPALGDDLADLGITSIGYTWQMYDLDGYLYIGTFTIGGAPVLLRSDQGTDWEMVDATFSEDAYGIRTMIPVALDADGLPTDGDATAMIIGTASPFNEMVPQDQMLSYPGGTYSGTYADDDMRGTSGEDVLIGYSGNDEMAGGAEDDLLLGDLGLPADAGNDLLHGNDGDDIVMGAGGDDRLFGNDGEDTVVGGAGADALYGGAGNDLLIGDLFLDDKIVALLKDFGLIDPDGQSANSQVNALLTLQSLWTTDDTTRLRVLLGEDAYQANVDAMAAGNDTIRGGDGADTALAGGGADLFWGGNGSDVGYGGTGADRLWGGEGDDFLFGEQGRDRLTGDDGNDLLNGGNGDDVLIGGRGHDSLYGGSGVDALVGGTGQDFLQGGAGNDRLTGGAGADVFSLGDDAAGPQSIVTGDDIIFDFQDGIDRIDLGGIAIDPLTFARDLAAATTQRSASATQIDLDQLGGDGSVILVGVTADQIDASDFTGDFLLI, encoded by the coding sequence ATGGCGCTCGGAACGCAGATCTATGTCTATGATCCGGAAACGGGGGCGTTGACCGACTTGACCGAAGACGTCGGCGCCGGGTTCGGGGACGCGTCGAACAAATACGCCTGGAGCGGGTACATGTTCGACGGCAACGGCGACGGGGTCGACGAGCTGTACATCGGCACCTGGAACGTCCAGCCCGACATTCCCGGCGCGCTGAACGCCTTTCTGCGGGTCGATGCGATGGGCGGGACCGACGCGCTGCGCGACAGCGGTGACCTCTCAAGCCTCGCACTGGACGATTTTGCCTCTCCGCTGAAATCGGAAGGCGGCGAGATCTGGCAATACGATTTCACGACCCAGGCGTGGACCGAGGTGCTGGATGCGTCCCATGACGGGCTGGACGATGGCGATCCCGGGTTCCGCGAGATCAAGGAATTCAACGGCAAGCTTTACGCCGCCACCGCCCGCCCCGCGAACATGAGCGACAACACCACCAAGATGTTCGTGTCCGACGACGGCGTGACCTGGACGGAAATCCAGGGCGGCCCGCTGGATCCGGAAAACGGCAACAGCTCGATCCGCACCATGCAGGTGGTCCAGGGGCCCGACGGTGCGGACGTGCTGATCGTGGGCACCTCGAATTACGATGCCGATGCCCAGATCTGGACCTATTCCGACGATGGCACCTGGACCTACGTCGCCAGCATGGAACCCGACACGATCTCGGATTTCTTCGTGGACGAGGATGGCGATCTGTATGTCACCACCTGGAACGGCTACGAGATGCACAAGGTGGACCTGGCGCAGGCCGGCACCGACGCCGCGCTGACCGATGTCACGCCGGATTATTCCGACACCGCCGGCCCCGAAACCGAACTGGGCATCATCGAAATCACCTATTTCGAAGGCTATTACTATGTCGGCAGCGCCAATTACGCCGGCACCAGCCTGATCCGCACGCAGACCCTGGACGACCCCGACAGCTGGGAGGTGATCACCACCGACGGCTTTGTCACCTATGGCGATGGCCAGGACATTCCGGCCCTTGGCGACGATCTGGCCGACCTCGGCATCACCTCCATCGGCTACACCTGGCAGATGTACGACCTCGACGGCTATCTCTACATCGGGACCTTCACCATCGGCGGCGCCCCCGTGCTGCTGCGCTCGGACCAGGGGACCGATTGGGAAATGGTCGATGCGACCTTCTCCGAAGACGCCTATGGCATCCGCACCATGATCCCGGTCGCGCTCGACGCGGACGGCTTGCCGACCGACGGCGACGCCACCGCGATGATCATCGGCACCGCTTCGCCCTTCAATGAAATGGTGCCGCAGGACCAGATGCTGTCCTATCCGGGCGGGACGTATTCCGGGACCTACGCCGATGACGACATGCGCGGTACGTCGGGTGAAGACGTGTTGATCGGCTATTCCGGCAACGACGAGATGGCCGGCGGCGCCGAGGACGACCTGTTGCTGGGCGACCTGGGCCTGCCGGCGGATGCCGGCAATGACCTGCTGCACGGCAATGACGGCGATGACATCGTGATGGGCGCCGGCGGTGACGACAGGCTGTTCGGCAACGATGGCGAGGACACCGTGGTGGGCGGCGCGGGGGCCGATGCGCTGTACGGCGGCGCCGGCAACGACCTGCTGATCGGCGATCTCTTCCTGGACGACAAGATCGTCGCCCTGCTGAAGGACTTCGGTCTCATCGATCCCGACGGGCAATCCGCCAACAGCCAGGTCAATGCCCTTCTGACCCTGCAATCGCTCTGGACCACCGATGACACGACCCGGCTGCGGGTCTTGCTGGGCGAAGACGCCTACCAGGCGAACGTGGATGCCATGGCTGCGGGCAACGACACGATCCGCGGCGGCGACGGCGCCGACACCGCGCTGGCCGGCGGCGGGGCCGACCTGTTCTGGGGCGGCAATGGCAGCGATGTGGGGTATGGCGGCACCGGGGCCGACCGGCTCTGGGGCGGCGAGGGGGACGATTTTCTCTTTGGCGAACAGGGGCGCGACAGGCTGACGGGCGATGACGGCAACGACCTGCTGAATGGCGGCAACGGCGATGACGTGCTGATCGGGGGCCGGGGCCACGACAGCCTTTATGGCGGCAGCGGCGTGGATGCGCTGGTCGGCGGGACGGGGCAGGACTTTCTGCAGGGCGGGGCGGGCAATGACCGGCTGACCGGCGGCGCAGGCGCGGATGTCTTCAGCCTGGGCGACGACGCGGCCGGCCCGCAGTCCATCGTGACCGGCGACGACATCATCTTCGATTTCCAGGACGGGATCGACCGGATCGACCTGGGCGGCATCGCCATCGACCCGCTGACCTTTGCGCGGGACCTTGCCGCGGCCACCACCCAGCGCAGCGCCAGCGCCACCCAGATCGATCTTGATCAGTTGGGCGGGGACGGGTCCGTCATCCTGGTCGGCGTCACCGCGGATCAGATCGACGCGTCCGATTTCACCGGGGATTTCCTGTTGATCTGA
- a CDS encoding Putative zinc metalloproteasec, translating into MTWSFSVGRLFGSDVRIHVTFLILLAWIGLSVYQSTGPEAALYNMVFVLGLFACVLAHEFGHALMARRFGIRTPSVTLLPIGGLARLERMPEKPWDEIAVALAGPAVNVVIWAVLTLVFGAQLDVIGMTNYTAASFISQLATINLTLAVFNMLPAFPMDGGRVLRAALALKFDRVRATEIASGVGRILAIGLGLLALYLGNPILILIAGFVFFAATSENQDVAARSLSGRFRARDAMITEFHALHPDDPLSAATDAVLRTTQHEFPVTDHHGKAMGFVTRAQIFAALTQDGSNGGADVRAGDLMVTGLPEVAPEASLKQVLDHLAGSAAAVFVVSRDGHLRGYITQENLGELMVVARASMPHV; encoded by the coding sequence GTGACCTGGTCATTTTCGGTGGGCCGCCTTTTCGGCTCGGACGTGCGCATTCATGTCACCTTCCTGATCCTGCTCGCCTGGATCGGGCTGTCGGTCTACCAGTCGACGGGGCCAGAGGCCGCGCTGTATAACATGGTGTTCGTGCTGGGGCTTTTTGCCTGCGTGCTGGCCCATGAATTCGGTCACGCGCTGATGGCGCGCCGCTTCGGGATCCGGACGCCGTCGGTGACGCTGTTGCCGATCGGCGGGCTGGCCCGGCTGGAACGGATGCCCGAAAAACCCTGGGACGAGATCGCCGTCGCCCTGGCCGGGCCGGCGGTGAACGTGGTGATCTGGGCGGTGCTGACCCTGGTCTTCGGCGCGCAGCTGGACGTGATCGGGATGACCAACTACACGGCCGCCAGCTTCATCAGCCAGCTGGCGACGATCAACCTGACGCTGGCGGTCTTCAACATGCTGCCCGCCTTCCCGATGGACGGCGGCCGGGTGCTGCGCGCGGCCCTTGCGCTGAAATTCGACCGGGTCCGGGCGACCGAGATCGCCTCGGGCGTGGGGCGCATCCTGGCGATCGGGCTGGGGCTTCTGGCGCTGTACCTCGGCAATCCGATCCTGATCCTGATCGCCGGCTTCGTGTTTTTCGCCGCCACCTCGGAAAACCAGGACGTCGCGGCCCGCAGCCTGTCGGGCCGCTTTCGGGCGCGCGACGCGATGATCACCGAATTCCACGCCCTGCACCCCGACGACCCGCTGTCGGCGGCCACCGACGCGGTGCTCAGGACCACGCAGCACGAATTCCCCGTCACCGACCATCACGGCAAGGCGATGGGCTTCGTCACCCGCGCCCAGATCTTCGCCGCGCTGACGCAGGACGGCTCCAATGGCGGGGCCGACGTCCGGGCCGGTGACCTGATGGTGACGGGGCTGCCCGAAGTGGCGCCCGAAGCGTCGTTGAAACAGGTGCTTGACCATCTGGCCGGATCCGCCGCCGCCGTGTTCGTGGTGTCCCGCGACGGCCACCTGCGCGGCTACATCACCCAGGAAAACCTGGGCGAACTGATGGTGGTGGCCCGCGCCTCGATGCCCCACGTCTGA
- the prtC_3 gene encoding Serralysin C precursor, whose product MASVTASGQTNAIYGSWIYDYKWATTTLTYAFPDSASDFGYTDDTTISALNGMQKAAARRALAEVSGFTQMDFDASRDQVSSTLRYTADSAEPTASAYYPHPAEQGGDAFFGNDTGQAGIGTYGGVAFLHETGHMMGLEHAHDAPRYGGTRYDSLEYTVMTYSSYVGDTTSGYDNGPVDYPQSYMMMDIAALQFLYGANYAQTGEIWSGNTVYKFNAQTGEMYVNGTGTGAPEGNRIFRTIWDGDGTDTYDLGNYTTRLTIDLRPGAWSTFSTAQLADLDEFSDDPAHLARGNLANAMLFNDDPRALIENAVGGSKGDAITGNQADNLLDGGGGRDVLRGEDGNDTLNGGAHDDVLRGGAGDDTLLGGNGADVLWGDDGNDLLKGFDGDDDLRGGRGADTLIGAAGHDVMRGHGGADAFVFTDATDSPLGADYDRILAFVPGVDDIDLSRMADGLTLVIGGGLTGTGPSAATWEKNASTVISVDVDGDGTADMKIIAPDVVGLTADDFLI is encoded by the coding sequence ATGGCAAGCGTCACGGCATCGGGCCAGACCAATGCGATCTACGGATCCTGGATCTACGATTACAAATGGGCCACCACGACCCTGACCTATGCCTTTCCCGACAGCGCATCGGACTTCGGCTATACCGACGACACGACCATTTCCGCGCTGAACGGCATGCAGAAGGCGGCGGCACGGCGCGCCCTGGCCGAGGTGTCGGGCTTCACTCAGATGGACTTTGACGCGTCCAGGGACCAGGTGTCGTCAACGCTGCGCTACACCGCCGACAGCGCCGAACCGACTGCTTCGGCCTATTACCCGCACCCAGCGGAGCAAGGCGGCGATGCCTTTTTTGGCAATGACACCGGTCAGGCCGGCATCGGCACCTATGGCGGCGTGGCCTTCCTGCACGAAACGGGGCACATGATGGGGCTGGAACACGCCCACGACGCGCCGCGATACGGCGGCACGCGTTATGACAGCCTCGAATACACCGTGATGACCTATTCCTCCTACGTGGGCGACACGACGAGCGGATATGACAACGGTCCGGTGGATTATCCGCAAAGCTACATGATGATGGATATCGCCGCGCTGCAATTCCTTTACGGGGCGAATTATGCGCAAACCGGAGAAATCTGGTCAGGGAACACCGTCTACAAGTTCAATGCCCAGACCGGCGAGATGTACGTCAACGGCACCGGAACCGGCGCGCCCGAGGGCAATCGGATCTTTCGCACGATCTGGGACGGCGACGGCACCGACACCTATGATCTCGGCAATTACACCACCCGCCTGACGATCGACCTGCGCCCGGGCGCCTGGTCGACCTTCTCGACCGCGCAGCTGGCCGATCTGGATGAATTCTCGGACGATCCGGCGCACCTGGCGCGGGGCAACCTGGCCAACGCGATGCTGTTCAACGACGACCCGCGCGCCCTGATCGAGAACGCGGTGGGCGGGTCGAAAGGCGATGCCATCACCGGCAACCAGGCCGACAACCTTCTGGACGGCGGCGGCGGGCGCGACGTGCTCAGGGGCGAGGACGGCAACGACACGCTGAACGGCGGGGCCCATGACGACGTGTTGCGGGGCGGGGCGGGGGACGACACGCTGCTGGGCGGAAACGGGGCGGACGTGCTTTGGGGCGACGACGGGAACGACCTGCTGAAAGGGTTCGACGGCGACGACGACCTGCGCGGTGGCCGGGGGGCCGATACCCTGATCGGTGCCGCAGGACATGACGTGATGCGGGGCCACGGCGGCGCGGACGCCTTCGTCTTTACCGACGCCACCGACAGCCCGCTGGGCGCCGATTACGACCGCATCCTGGCCTTTGTCCCCGGTGTCGACGACATCGACCTGTCGCGGATGGCCGACGGACTGACCCTGGTCATCGGTGGCGGGCTGACCGGCACCGGCCCGTCGGCGGCGACCTGGGAAAAGAACGCAAGCACCGTCATCTCGGTCGACGTGGACGGGGACGGAACCGCCGACATGAAGATCATCGCACCGGACGTGGTGGGGCTGACGGCGGATGATTTCCTGATCTGA
- the ndk gene encoding Nucleoside diphosphate kinase yields MALERTFSIIKPDATRRNLTGKINAKFEDAGLRIVAQKRIHMTKAQAGAFYAVHAERPFYDELCDFMSSGPVVVQVLEGEGAIAKNREVMGATNPADAAAGTVRAEFAESIGENSVHGSDAPETAAVEIAYFFAGCEIVG; encoded by the coding sequence GTGGCTCTGGAACGCACCTTTTCGATCATCAAGCCCGATGCAACCCGCCGCAACCTGACCGGCAAGATCAACGCCAAGTTCGAGGATGCCGGCCTGCGCATCGTCGCACAGAAGCGCATCCACATGACCAAGGCACAGGCCGGCGCCTTTTACGCCGTGCACGCCGAACGTCCGTTCTACGACGAACTGTGCGATTTCATGTCGTCCGGCCCGGTCGTGGTGCAGGTCCTGGAAGGCGAAGGCGCGATTGCCAAGAACCGTGAAGTGATGGGCGCAACCAACCCGGCCGACGCGGCTGCGGGCACGGTGCGCGCGGAATTCGCTGAATCGATCGGCGAGAATTCGGTTCACGGCTCGGACGCGCCGGAAACCGCCGCTGTCGAGATCGCGTATTTCTTCGCAGGCTGCGAAATCGTCGGCTGA